From Nitrospirota bacterium, a single genomic window includes:
- a CDS encoding HAD family phosphatase, which produces MIRAIIFDFNGVIADDETPHLHCFQQALTERGLSLTKEDYYDTYLGMDERTCAAALLTARHGACDRDLLRTIMDRKATLFRNHTALHKPSLFPGVVEFVQRATSQYRLAIATGGSREQIDQALRETAIERDFLVIVSADDVATGKPDPAIYQAALKRLNAAEPRPPLITAAQCLVIEDSLAGIRSAKAAGMKVLALATTYPPGQLTEADLVLPNLEGLLPESLASRLPENRPSEPSRPLPHR; this is translated from the coding sequence ATGATTCGCGCCATCATTTTCGATTTCAACGGTGTCATTGCCGACGACGAAACGCCCCACCTCCATTGCTTCCAGCAAGCATTGACCGAGCGTGGCCTCTCGCTGACGAAGGAAGACTACTACGACACCTACCTGGGCATGGATGAGCGCACCTGCGCCGCAGCGCTCCTCACTGCGCGACATGGCGCCTGTGACCGGGATCTGCTACGGACCATCATGGATCGGAAAGCGACGCTCTTCCGGAACCACACAGCCCTCCACAAGCCATCCCTCTTCCCCGGCGTCGTCGAGTTTGTGCAACGCGCCACATCTCAGTATCGATTGGCCATTGCCACGGGAGGCAGCCGGGAACAAATCGACCAGGCACTGCGCGAGACGGCCATCGAGCGGGACTTCTTAGTCATTGTGTCGGCGGACGACGTGGCCACTGGCAAGCCGGACCCGGCGATCTACCAGGCGGCCCTGAAACGGCTGAATGCAGCAGAGCCCCGCCCCCCGCTGATCACCGCCGCCCAATGTCTCGTGATCGAAGATTCCCTGGCCGGCATCCGCTCCGCCAAGGCCGCCGGCATGAAGGTCCTCGCCCTCGCCACCACCTATCCTCCAGGACAACTGACCGAAGCCGATCTCGTCCTACCGAACCTCGAAGGACTCCTGCCCGAATCGCTTGCATCGCGACTCCCGGAAAATCGGCCATCTGAGCCGTCTCGCCCCCTCCCCCATCGGTAG
- a CDS encoding NAD-dependent epimerase, translated as MAIRKTEQAPILVTGVAGFIGFHTAIRLLERGEKVIGLDNVNDYYDVRLKKARLTKLKPFKQFTFTKTDLANRVKMRKLFAEQPIAKVVHLAAQAGVRYSLVNPHAYTDSNIEGFLNVLEGCRHAKVQHLVYASSSSVYGGNTQMPFSIHDNVDHPVSLYAASKKANELMAHCYAHLYRIPCTGLRFFTVYGPWGRPDMALFIFTKAILEGKTIEVYNHGKMRRDFTYVDDIVEGVIRTLDHPAKPNPAWSGDKPDPGTSSAPARIYNIGNHQPVELLRFIEVLEQTIGKKAKKKLLPIQPGDVPATYADIEDLSRDVGFKPATPIEVGIPRFVQWYREFYKV; from the coding sequence ATGGCCATACGCAAGACAGAACAAGCTCCGATCCTCGTGACCGGCGTTGCAGGATTTATCGGTTTTCATACGGCGATCAGATTGTTGGAGCGAGGCGAGAAGGTGATCGGGCTCGACAACGTCAATGACTACTATGACGTGAGACTGAAGAAGGCGCGGCTGACGAAGCTGAAGCCCTTCAAACAGTTCACCTTCACCAAGACGGATCTGGCGAACCGGGTGAAGATGCGGAAGCTCTTTGCCGAACAGCCGATTGCGAAGGTGGTCCATCTGGCGGCGCAAGCCGGCGTGCGTTATTCGTTGGTGAACCCCCATGCCTATACGGACAGCAACATCGAAGGGTTTTTGAATGTTCTGGAAGGCTGCCGTCACGCGAAGGTGCAGCACCTTGTCTATGCCTCGTCGAGTTCCGTCTACGGCGGCAATACCCAGATGCCCTTTTCCATTCATGACAATGTGGATCATCCGGTCTCGCTCTATGCGGCCAGCAAGAAGGCCAATGAACTCATGGCCCATTGCTACGCGCATCTCTATCGGATCCCCTGCACGGGCTTGCGGTTCTTTACGGTCTATGGACCCTGGGGTCGGCCCGATATGGCTCTCTTCATTTTCACGAAGGCGATTCTGGAAGGGAAGACAATCGAGGTCTACAACCACGGAAAGATGCGCCGCGACTTTACCTATGTCGATGACATTGTCGAGGGGGTGATCAGGACCCTCGACCATCCGGCCAAGCCGAACCCTGCCTGGTCCGGCGATAAGCCCGATCCGGGAACCAGTTCAGCGCCGGCTAGGATCTACAATATCGGCAATCACCAGCCGGTTGAGCTGCTGCGCTTTATCGAGGTGTTGGAGCAGACGATCGGGAAAAAGGCGAAGAAGAAACTGTTGCCGATTCAGCCCGGTGATGTGCCCGCGACGTACGCCGATATCGAAGACTTGTCGCGGGATGTCGGATTCAAGCCAGCCACACCTATCGAGGTGGGGATTCCCCGTTTCGTGCAGTGGTATCGGGAGTTCTATAAGGTATAA